A genomic stretch from Desulfolutivibrio sulfodismutans DSM 3696 includes:
- a CDS encoding phage virion morphogenesis protein encodes MDGFTVRVEDAQVQELLHKLGRQAGGTRDIMDAMGTALLSQIQEGYQREQSPDGRAWKKLAPATIRSRRRAGHWPGPMLRVSGELFRSITYQAGDGRLEIGSNKPYAAIHQFGGQVSRPERRGVLRFKVNMETGKSRFAKQSKANFEQDVTFRAGAVTIPARPYLFTASGTLPDPWIAAVLGILRTYLEVAP; translated from the coding sequence ATGGACGGGTTTACTGTCCGCGTCGAGGACGCCCAGGTCCAGGAACTGCTGCACAAGCTGGGGCGGCAGGCTGGTGGTACCCGGGACATCATGGACGCCATGGGCACGGCCCTGCTGTCCCAGATTCAAGAGGGATACCAGCGGGAACAGAGCCCGGACGGCCGGGCCTGGAAAAAGCTGGCCCCGGCCACTATCCGCAGCCGTAGGCGGGCCGGGCACTGGCCCGGTCCCATGCTGCGGGTGAGCGGCGAGTTGTTTAGGTCCATCACCTATCAGGCGGGCGACGGCCGCCTGGAGATCGGCAGCAACAAGCCTTACGCGGCTATCCACCAATTCGGCGGCCAGGTGTCGCGGCCCGAGCGCCGGGGCGTGTTGCGTTTCAAGGTGAACATGGAGACGGGGAAATCCCGGTTCGCCAAACAGTCCAAAGCTAACTTCGAGCAGGATGTGACCTTCCGGGCCGGGGCGGTCACCATCCCGGCCCGGCCGTACCTGTTCACGGCCTCGGGCACGCTGCCCGATCCGTGGATCGCGGCGGTGCTGGGCATCCTGCGCACGTATCTGGAGGTCGCCCCGTGA
- a CDS encoding phage protein Gp36 family protein — MDAVLDLALADAANVIHGYARAGGYQVPFAAAPDMVVRWQGDIALYLLYRDAAPEKVAEDYKAAVAQLKDLARGVVVLQAAGVAAPVADGGGTVLLDGAGRTFTGDSMRGF; from the coding sequence GTGGACGCCGTGCTGGACCTGGCCCTGGCCGACGCGGCCAACGTCATCCACGGCTACGCCCGGGCCGGGGGCTATCAGGTGCCGTTTGCGGCCGCCCCGGACATGGTGGTCCGCTGGCAGGGCGACATCGCCCTGTATCTGCTCTACCGCGACGCCGCGCCCGAGAAGGTGGCCGAGGACTACAAGGCCGCCGTCGCCCAGCTCAAGGACTTGGCCCGGGGCGTGGTGGTGCTCCAGGCGGCGGGCGTGGCCGCCCCCGTGGCCGACGGCGGCGGCACCGTGCTCCTGGACGGGGCCGGACGCACGTTTACCGGCGACTCCATGAGGGGGTTTTAG
- a CDS encoding HI1506-related protein: MKILRIIAKKSGFRRAGLAHPDHAVDHPVDAFTPEEVEALKSEPMLVVQELDVPDPEPESGKKAKPGKAETPAGEGQ, from the coding sequence ATGAAGATCCTGCGCATCATCGCCAAGAAGTCCGGCTTCCGCCGGGCCGGGCTTGCCCACCCGGACCACGCCGTGGATCATCCCGTTGACGCCTTCACCCCGGAAGAGGTGGAGGCCCTGAAATCCGAGCCCATGCTCGTGGTCCAGGAACTGGACGTGCCGGACCCCGAGCCCGAATCCGGGAAAAAGGCCAAGCCCGGCAAGGCCGAAACCCCGGCCGGGGAAGGCCAGTAA
- a CDS encoding Mu-like prophage major head subunit gpT family protein, whose product MIINQASLAAAYTGFKTLFQNAFAGAPSDFEKIAMVVPSTKAVEVYPWLGKTTGFREWVGDRVIQNLMAHDFSIRNKSFENTVGVDRDDMEDDSLGVYAPMISQLGIDAKQHPDQLVFALLAAGFTTLCYDGQNFFDTDHPVLSGGAEVSVSNHGGGSGTPWFLMDMTRAVKPLIFQKRRDYSFVAMDRPDDESVFTRKLFRYGVDARVNVGLGLWQLAYGSKQTLDADSYAAARTAMSSFKGDNGKPLGIRPTLLVTPPSLEKAALEVLKAERDANGATNVYRDTAQLLVTPWLA is encoded by the coding sequence CCTGGCCGCCGCGTACACCGGGTTCAAGACCCTTTTTCAGAATGCGTTCGCGGGCGCGCCGAGCGACTTCGAGAAGATCGCCATGGTGGTGCCCTCCACCAAGGCCGTCGAGGTCTATCCCTGGCTGGGGAAGACCACCGGATTCCGGGAATGGGTCGGCGACCGCGTGATCCAGAACCTCATGGCTCACGACTTCAGCATCCGCAACAAGAGCTTCGAGAACACCGTCGGCGTGGACCGGGACGACATGGAAGACGATTCGTTGGGCGTCTACGCTCCCATGATTTCCCAGCTCGGCATCGACGCCAAACAGCATCCGGACCAGCTTGTGTTCGCCCTGCTGGCGGCCGGGTTCACCACCCTGTGCTACGACGGCCAGAACTTCTTCGACACCGACCATCCCGTGCTTTCTGGCGGCGCCGAGGTCAGCGTCAGCAACCATGGCGGCGGCTCCGGCACCCCCTGGTTCCTCATGGACATGACCCGGGCCGTCAAGCCGCTCATCTTCCAGAAGCGGCGGGATTATTCCTTCGTGGCCATGGACAGGCCCGACGACGAGTCCGTGTTCACCCGCAAGCTCTTCCGCTACGGCGTGGACGCCCGGGTCAACGTGGGCCTGGGGTTGTGGCAACTGGCCTACGGCAGCAAGCAGACCCTGGACGCGGACAGCTACGCGGCGGCCAGGACGGCCATGAGCAGCTTCAAGGGCGACAACGGCAAGCCCCTGGGCATCCGGCCCACGCTGTTGGTGACCCCGCCCAGCCTGGAGAAGGCGGCCCTGGAGGTGCTCAAGGCCGAGCGCGACGCCAACGGCGCGACCAACGTCTATCGCGACACGGCGCAACTGCTGGTCACGCCGTGGCTGGCCTAA